CACTTTCTGTACCTGTTGTAGTTGTTGTTTCAGAAGATGAAGAAGTTCCTGTTGCACCAGTTGTTGATTCTGTTCCAGTAGTTTTATCTGTTGATTCTGTTGTTTCTTTATCACCTGTTTGAGCAGCTGTTTCAACTTCTTTTTCTTTTTCTTCTGAAGAAGTTGAACCTGATGTTGTTCCTGTGGCAGGCACTGTTACTGGGGTTGTTTCTACATTAGGTTTTTTCGCTTCATTAACTGCCGCTGATAATTGAGTTAATCTATCTTGATTACTTTCAACATCATTTGTATCTGATGGTTTAACTTTTTTACCAACTAATCATGCTTTTTCTTCAGTTGTTAATGCATGGAATGCTTCAAAAGCTTTTGCAATAGCAGCGTTTGCTTTTTCTTTATCTGCTACTTTTGAAGGTGCAAGTCCAACTCATTTAGCATCAATACCTTTTTTAATTACTGCATTAGCTTTTCCATCTTCATAATTACCTAAGAATGATGATTCGCCTTTAACCAAAGCTGCAACTGTTTCATAAACAGCTTGAGCAATTTGTTTGGTAATTGATGTAAAGTATTTAGATGAATTTTTAGTATCTACTATTGATTGATCCACATCAACACCAATAACAAGTTTAGTATTTTGTTGATCTGCTACTCATGTAGTTCACGGACCAGCAACAGGTAATAATACGTTGGCTCCTAAATTAATAACTTTGTTTACTTCCGCTTGTTTTGTTGAATCTGTTGTATCAAATACTGAACCTAAGTAAACGTTACCATCCACTATGTATTTTGTTTGAATTGTATTATTTGAATCAGCTTGTGAATTATATTTGTAAAGTCCTTTGTAGAAACCTTCATTAAAGTCAGTAACTCCATTGAAGGTTCCTCCACCAAAAGTACCCGCTGTTCTTTCTGACGCAGGTTTGTCTTTTAAGTATTCTCCAACTGCATAACCAGCTAAGAAACCAGCTTCTTTAGTTTCGAATAATAATGAAATTCCACTACCAGCAGGGATATTTGATGGAATAACAAAATCTAAACCAATAAATTTGATACCTTTAGAATCTACAAGTTGTTTATTATCTTCGTAGAATTTACCAAGAACACTTTCATGATGGAATCCTGGTAAAACTAAAATTTTTGCGCCAGAGTTAATAGCAGCTATATATTGATCTGTAAAGTTGTTATCTTTAACTTCATAGACATCATATTTATCTAAGCTAAGACCAGATTGTTCTCCATAACGAATAATCCCTTCTCAACCTGACTGGTTAAATGATTTATCAAATAAATCCCCCCCGTCAGTAATAAGAGCAACTCTAGGAGCACTAGCAGCTTCTTCTTTTGTTAATTGTAAATTCTCATTCAATTCCACTTTAGCAACCAATGGATTTGGTTTTCTCTTGTGTTCATTTGTTGAACATGCAACAGTGAAAGCTATAAAAGGAAGAGTTGAAGCTGAAGATGCAGCTAAAATTAAACTCTTTTTAAATTTCTTTGACATTTTTTCTCCTCAAAATAATCTTAAATTATGCATTTGTCTTGCATATTTACATTTTAAATTATTTTTTAACTTAAAAATAAAAATACTTGTATGTAAAAGAAAAATGTGAAAATTTTCACATTTGCTGCTTAAATCTTAAAAAAGATTAAAGAAAAAAATAAAAAAGAAGTTATGAATTTTAGTCATAACTTATAAATTTTTAAAAGATTAAATTATTTTTCAAAAATTTGTGTAATTCCTTTTTTCATTTCTTCTTTTTGCTTTTCTCCATAATAATGTTCAACTAATTTAACTATTTTATAGTCATTTATGGAATTTTTATTAATAAATAAGAAGAAATTAGTTTCTCTAATTAATATTTCCTTATTATCATCAATTTCAAATGTTGATTTAATGTAATCTATTTGTTGTGTTTGATCTTTTTTTTCATGTTAAAGAAAGAAAACTATTTGGATTAGATCTTTGATCAATATATTGAAAATGCAAAATATCATATTTATTAAAATCGACATTTTTCTTAATTCATTAAAATCATTGAATCACTTTTCTATATCTTCTTTATTTGTATTTTTGTATGATTCTGATTTTTTAATTAAATAAGTTAATACATCATTTTGTGTCTTAAATATATTGATTTCTTTTTTTGATTCTCCATTTTTTCTATAATCATCATAATCTACTTCATAACTAGGAGAATAAATGACTTTTTTGAATAATCAGTAGTTAATTTATTAATTTCAGAAATAACATTTGGATTAATTGGAGTATTTTACTCATATACAATTTCATCTTTTTAGTATTTGTTTTATCATTTTTATCAATTTGACATGAATGAGATAGTGCAATTGGAGTAAAAATTATTGACGTTGAAAAAAGTAAGTATATTCTTTATTCATTTTTTTCTTTTTTAAAGCAAAAAAAGTAAAAAATCAAAATATGATCTTTTACTTTTGAAACAATTTAATTCTTTTTGATTTCATATTTGAATTATAAAAAATCTATAGTTTTAATTTTTTTATTTGTTCATTTTATAAAAAAATGTGAAAATTTTCACATTTCAAATTATTCTTCATCTTCTTCGTTATGAATGTCTTCAAGAATTTCTTCTTTTGAACCAAAAATGTCACTTTTGACTTGTTTTAATAGCTTCAATGTTGCTTCACTCTCGCTATCTACATTTGAAGTTTTATTAAACTTAATTGGATAATTTTCTAAAGCCTCTTCATTTTCATCATCCGAAAATAAAATGGTTGGAACAATAACTGGTCTTCTTCTTTTTTCTTTATAGAATAAGTTTTCCAATCTCTCAGAAATTAATTGTTTTAATTCAACCACATTTCAATTAGGGGTATTTTTGATATAAAAAAGTGCTGCCCCATGTGCAATTCTTTTTGCTTCTTCAACTAATTCAAGGGAATTTTTGACAAAAAAACTTCCTCTACTTATCAATGAAGCACGTCCATTAATTGTATTTTTTGTTCTATCAATTGATAAAATAACACTAACAAAACCTGATTCAGCTAATCTTGTTCTTTCTTTAACAATTGTTGCATTGATGCCAAGTACATTATTACCATCTATATAAATAGGTCCAAAATGAATTTTTTCATCTGTTTCATAGATCTTTTCGTTTTCCATGTTGTAAACTCTACCTAGTTCTGGAATAATGATATTTTCCGCTTTAACACCGTTTCTAACTGCACTTTCACCATGTACCATACACATACGATATTCTCCATGATATGGTAAAAAGAATTTTGGTTTTGTTAATTGGAAAATTTTATCGTGTTCATGCTTATATGCATGACCAGAAGTATGCAAGTAACCATCAACACCATTTTCTTTAATAATTGCACCTAATTTAGCCAAACGATTAACTAAAAGTTCAATTACCATTCTATTACCTGGAATAGGTGAAGAAGAGAAGATAATCATATCACCTTTTTCAATTTTTACAGTTTGGTGTTTACCATAACTCATTCTTGATAAAGCTGCTAATTGTTCGCCTTGACTTCCAGTTGTTAAAATTACTAAATCTTTACTTGGTACAGAAGAAAGTTCTTTTTTATCAATAAAAATATCATT
This Mycoplasmopsis columbina DNA region includes the following protein-coding sequences:
- a CDS encoding BMP family ABC transporter substrate-binding protein is translated as MSKKFKKSLILAASSASTLPFIAFTVACSTNEHKRKPNPLVAKVELNENLQLTKEEAASAPRVALITDGGDLFDKSFNQSGWEGIIRYGEQSGLSLDKYDVYEVKDNNFTDQYIAAINSGAKILVLPGFHHESVLGKFYEDNKQLVDSKGIKFIGLDFVIPSNIPAGSGISLLFETKEAGFLAGYAVGEYLKDKPASERTAGTFGGGTFNGVTDFNEGFYKGLYKYNSQADSNNTIQTKYIVDGNVYLGSVFDTTDSTKQAEVNKVINLGANVLLPVAGPWTTWVADQQNTKLVIGVDVDQSIVDTKNSSKYFTSITKQIAQAVYETVAALVKGESSFLGNYEDGKANAVIKKGIDAKWVGLAPSKVADKEKANAAIAKAFEAFHALTTEEKAWLVGKKVKPSDTNDVESNQDRLTQLSAAVNEAKKPNVETTPVTVPATGTTSGSTSSEEKEKEVETAAQTGDKETTESTDKTTGTESTTGATGTSSSSETTTTTGTESGAETSTQNPPASEATTTNTSEETSSAPAESSTTASPESTSSPSSPASPESSN
- a CDS encoding ribonuclease J, with the protein product MNPTRLIPIGGVQEIGKSTLLVEHENHIFIIDAGIKFADIATTGIKGIIPDYSYLKSKEKNIEGLFITHGHEDHIGGVVHLLRQVHIKKIFAPRIAIQYFKLKFDENRITQKIEFIEIEKEAVHTFGNCKVDFWSAQHSIPDAFGIRVTTPNGSLMCTGDFRFDYNPIGEHYTDFAKLDKIGKEGLTVLLSDSTNAMRPFHSPSENDILTDIEKYMRQATKKTIITAFASNLTRVKSIIELAAKLKKRVITFGRSMVQGVKIGRKLGYINVPNDIFIDKKELSSVPSKDLVILTTGSQGEQLAALSRMSYGKHQTVKIEKGDMIIFSSSPIPGNRMVIELLVNRLAKLGAIIKENGVDGYLHTSGHAYKHEHDKIFQLTKPKFFLPYHGEYRMCMVHGESAVRNGVKAENIIIPELGRVYNMENEKIYETDEKIHFGPIYIDGNNVLGINATIVKERTRLAESGFVSVILSIDRTKNTINGRASLISRGSFFVKNSLELVEEAKRIAHGAALFYIKNTPNWNVVELKQLISERLENLFYKEKRRRPVIVPTILFSDDENEEALENYPIKFNKTSNVDSESEATLKLLKQVKSDIFGSKEEILEDIHNEEDEE